The Schistocerca gregaria isolate iqSchGreg1 chromosome X, iqSchGreg1.2, whole genome shotgun sequence nucleotide sequence TGGACACTGGATGCTGgctgggaccactgctggctgctggcaggaaccgctgctggctgcaggctgctggacgctggctgcttGCAGGAACCGATGCTGGACGCTCGCTGCTGGCTGGTGGCTGCTGGCagcaaccgctgctggctgctggatgctGGCTGGGACTGCTGCTGGACGCTggatgctggctgggaccgctgcttgacgctggctgctggctgctcttTGCTGGCTCggaccgctgctggacgctggctgctgaCAGGAACCGCTGCTggttgctggctgggaccgctgttgGAAGCTGTCTGCTTTACGTTGGCTGTgggcaggaaccgctgctggctgctggctgggaccgctgttggatgctggctgctggcaggaaccgctgctggttggtggctgggaccgctgctggacgcCGTCTGCTTTACGTTGGCTGTgggcaggaaccgctgctggctgctggctgctgcctgGGACCACTTCTGGACGCTGGCTTCTGCCTGCTATCTGCTTTCTGGGactgctgctggacgctggctgctggcaggaaccgctgctggttgctggctgctggctgggactgctgctggacgctggctgctggctCTGACCGCTGTTGgacgctggctgctggcaggaaccgctgctggctggtcTGCCGCAGGGTGACTTTTCACTTGAATTATAACCGGAAAGGCACAATCGATGGGTGGTATCCTTCGGGATTACCACCAGACATGacagtacattttttttctttattgtggtttTAAAACCCGtataacaggtaggctggcagcagcacaatacgccgctcttcagccaaagatagtacaatgatAAAAACAGAGAACAAACATGAGTTGGATCAAAACGGCGGGGAAAAAAcagacacatgaacataaaaaaacatgaagccgttcacacttgatgaaaatccacactacaaactgttgacacgaagcacaaacactgaagatgtcgatggcactggtgaacgatggagtgtgacggtgaacactgaacatgaAACACGACGGCAcatacgagacactgatggcgatgatctccagggcgtgaatgtccacttagcgtgtgcgagtccggggacctgccaagaggggaataggagtgaggtgggggagaggggagaacaaagatgccaatgactGAGGACATGGGAGTAGGAGGAGAGGGactggggaggggaagcccaggggaggagtcgggagaaatggaggagggtgggaggagggagagaaggggggagggtgcctaaaggagcaaacacaggaggaaggtgggaggatcatagttggtaggaggggtagatggagggtagGAGGGCATCATcacgg carries:
- the LOC126297474 gene encoding skin secretory protein xP2-like, with translation MSRKADVAGSSLAFKCRCLVESPKNKKTAVRPTSSGSCQQPASNSGQSQQPASSSSPSQQPATSSGSCQQPASSSSPRKQIAGRSQRPEVVPGSSQQPAAVPAHSQRKADGVQQRSQPPTSSGSCQQPASNSGPSQQPAAVPAHSQRKADSFQQRSQPATSSGSCQQPASSSGPSQQRAASSQRQAAVPASIQRPAAVPASIQQPAAVAASSHQPAASVQHRFLQAASVQQPAASSGSCQQPAVVPASIQCPEAVTASSGSCQQPAAGGQRPAAVPASSGPSQQPASISSPSQQPATSSGSCQQPASSSQQRFLPAAGSGSW